The following coding sequences are from one Eucalyptus grandis isolate ANBG69807.140 chromosome 11, ASM1654582v1, whole genome shotgun sequence window:
- the LOC120289383 gene encoding heavy metal-associated isoprenylated plant protein 35-like: protein MATKGGGDGMPGGLKYQTWTLKVPIHCEGCSRKVKRVLQSIEGVFMVNIDSQQHKVEVTGDVDSETLIKKLTKSGKQAELWPEQKEKKSRKSKNKDNKQENPKDSEDAGEEASKDVKGGESDEEEEEDDGENHEPENKETGGATKEAGAAGTGGKKKKKKKKNKKKNDGGTDDGAATGNTPGTSSGFTPPMTASVSMNPYPIHYPPQAFGMSYNAAYPSPSASYYGASPMHGYSYSHPGSAYTFPPPSDPIRSYVDDDHEYDDDNIGCSII, encoded by the exons ATGGCaacaaaaggaggaggagatggcaTGCCAGGAGGCTTAAAATACCAG ACATGGACGTTGAAGGTCCCGATCCACTGCGAAGGCTGCAGCAGAAAAGTCAAGAGAGTTCTTCAGAGCATCGAAG gTGTATTTATGGTAAACATTGATTCGCAACAGCACAAGGTCGAGGTGACTGGTGATGTCGATTCCGAGACGCTGATCAAGAAGCTGACCAAATCGGGGAAACAGGCTGAGCTCTGGCCCGagcagaaggagaagaaatCCAGAAAGTCCAAGAACAAGGATAACAAGCAAGAAAATCCTAAAGATTCCGAAGACGCCGGTGAAGAGGCTTCCAAAGATGTAAAGGGAGGTGAAAgcgatgaggaggaggaggaggacgacggaGAGAACCATGAACCGGAAAACAAGGAGACGGGTGGGGCGACCAAGGAGGCTGGCGCTGCCGGAACCGgcggcaaaaagaagaagaaaaagaagaagaataaaaagaagaacGATGGCGGCACCGACGATGGGGCAGCCACAGGCAACACTCCAGGGACGAGCTCGGGATTCACTCCGCCGATGACGGCCTCGGTGAGCATGAACCCGTATCCGATTCACTATCCGCCCCAAGCGTTCGGGATGAGCTACAATGCGGCGTACCCTAGCCCTAGCGCCTCGTACTACGGTGCCTCTCCAATGCATGGGTATTCATACTCTCATCCGGGGTCCGCGTACACTTTCCCTCCGCCGTCTGATCCAATCAGAAGCTACGTCGACGATGATCATGAATATGACGATGACAACATCGGGTgctcaatcatatga